DNA sequence from the Streptomyces cinnabarinus genome:
ACGTCAAGCAGTACACGGACCTGCCCTTCCTGGTCGCTGTCGAGGAGCGCGAGGACGGCTCCTGTGTGCCGGGCAAGTTCCTGACCGCCGCGGACCTGGGCGGCGAGCACGCCGCGGCGGAGCACGCGGAGTTCCGCACCGTCCTGCTGGACAGCGCCACCGGGCTCCCCGTGGTGCCGAACGGCACCCTCGGCGACCGCTACGGCGATTCCGGCGCCGGGAAGTGGAACCTCGACCTCGGCGGCGTCGATCCTCTGCTGTCGGCCGCCGGCGGGGACGAGGAACCCGTGGTCGTGGAGCTGCCGCGGTTCGACGCCCCGGACGGCGGTCCGCGCCGGCTGCGGCGCGGGGTGCCGGTGCGACGGGTCGCAGGCCGCCTGGTGACCACGGTGTTCGACCTGCTCCTCGCCCAGTACGGCGTCGGGCGCCTGGGGCTGCCGGGCAAGTGGCCGACGTCGTACGACGACGCCGAGGAGCCCTGCACCCCGGCCTGGCAGGCGGCGATCACCGGCGTGGACGCGGACAGGGCGGCGCGTATCGCCCGGGAGTTCGCCGCCAACGCCGAGGAGTCCGGCGGACGTTCGATGATCATCATGGGGGCTGGGACCAACCACTGGTTCCACTCCGACACGATCTATCGCGCGTTCCTGACCCTGACCACGCTGACGGGCTGCCAGGGGGTCAACGGGGGCGGCTGGGCGCACTACGTGGGCCAGGAGAAGGTGCGCCCGATCACCGGCTACCAGTCGATCGCGACGGCCGCCGACTGGAACCGGCCCGCCCGGCTGATGATCCAGACCGCGTACTGGTACCTGCACAGCGACCAGTTCCGCTACGACCCGTTCTCCGCCGACACCCTCGCCGCGGCCGACGCGGGTGGCCCGTTGGCCGGGAAGACCACCGCCGACGTCATCGCCCAGTCCGCGCGCATGGGCTGGATGCCGTCGTACCCGACCTTCGACCGCAACCCGCTGGACCTCGCCGACGAGGCAACCGCCGCGGACTGCCCGGTCGCCGAGCACATCGTGGAGGAACTCAAGGCGGGTCGGCTGCGGTTCGCGGGCGAGGACCCGGACGCACCGGAGAACTTCCCGCGGGTGCTGACCGTGTGGCGGGCCAACCTGCTGGGCTCCTCGGCCAAGGGCAACGAGTACTTCCTCAAGCACCTGCTCGGCACCGACGCCTCGGCGCGCGCCACCGAGGCGCCGCCGGACGCCCGGCCCAGGGACGTCGTATGGCGGGAGGAGGCCCCGACCGGCAAGCTCGACCTGCTGCTGGCGCTGGACTTCCGCATGACCAGCACCACAGTCTTCTCCGATGTCGTCCTGCCCGCCGCGACCTGGTACGAGAAGCACGACCTGTCCAGCACGGACATGCACCCCTTCGTGCACGCCTTCAACCCGGCGATCGCACCGCCCTGGCAGACCCGCACCGACTGGGACGCCTTCCACACCCTGGCCAAGGAGTTCAGCCGCCAGGCCGCCGCGCATCTCGGCGTCCGCACGGACGTGATCGCCGCCCCGCTGCTGCACGACACCCCCGACGAACTGGCCACCCCGCACGGCCGGGTCCGCGACTGGAAGGCGGGGGAGTGCGAGCCGGTCCCCGGCCGCACCATGCCTAAACTCCTCACCGTCGAGCGGGACTACGGCGCCGTCGCCGACAAGATGAGCGCCCTCGGCCCGCTGCTCGACTCCCTCGGTGCCACCACCAAGGGAGTCACCTTCAAGCTCGACCGCGAACTGGACTACCTGCGGCGCAAGAACGGCACCGTGCGCGGTGGTGCGGCCGACGGACGGCCGTCGATCGCGCGGGACGTGCACGCCTGCGAGGCGATCCTGGCCCTGTCCGGCACCACCAACGGGCACTTGGCCACGCAGGGCTTCCACACCCTGGAAGCCCGTACTGGCACCCGACTGGCGGACCTGGCGGCCGAGCACGAGGGCAAGCGGATCACCTTCGCCGACACCCAGGCCGCCCCCGTCCCCGTGATCACGTCCCCGGAGTGGTCGGGCTCGGAGACCGGCGGGCGCCGCTACTCCCCGTTCACCGTCAACGTGGAGCGCCTCAAGCCCTGGCACACCCTCACCGGCCGCCAGCACTTCTACCTCGACCACGACTGGATCGCCGCGCTGGGCGAGCAACTGCCCGTCTACCGGCCGCCCTTGAACATGGACTCCCTGTTCGGCGAGCCACGCCTCGGGGACGTCGGGGAACTCGGCGTGACCGTCCGCTACCTGACCCCGCACAACAAGTGGTCGATCCACTCCGAGTACCAGGACAACCTGTTCATGCTCTCCCTGTCCCGGGGCGGCCCCACGATCTGGATGAGCAAGGAGGACGCGGCGAAGATCGGCGTGCACGACAACGACTGGATCGAGGCGGTCAACCGCAACGGCGTGGTCGCCGC
Encoded proteins:
- a CDS encoding nitrate reductase subunit alpha produces the protein MSAKTGGEQPQAALDSELAEALVRSRRFFTRAEVSDDLRTLHRKGGRQADEFYRDRWSHDKVVRSTHGVNCTGSCSWKVYVKDGIITWEAQQTDYPSVGPDRPEYEPRGCPRGAAFSWYTYSPTRVRYPYIRGVLLQMYREAKERLGDPVAAWADVVSDPERAARYKGARGKGGLVRASWDEAVELVAAAHVHTIKEYGPDRLAGFSPIPAMSMVSHAAGARFYSLLGGAMLSFYDWYADLPVASPQMFGDQTDVPESGDWWDAGYLIMWGSNLPVTRTPDAHWMAEARYRGQKVVAVSPDYADNVKFADEWLPAQPGTDGALAMAMGHVILKEFFVDRRTEYFTSYVKQYTDLPFLVAVEEREDGSCVPGKFLTAADLGGEHAAAEHAEFRTVLLDSATGLPVVPNGTLGDRYGDSGAGKWNLDLGGVDPLLSAAGGDEEPVVVELPRFDAPDGGPRRLRRGVPVRRVAGRLVTTVFDLLLAQYGVGRLGLPGKWPTSYDDAEEPCTPAWQAAITGVDADRAARIAREFAANAEESGGRSMIIMGAGTNHWFHSDTIYRAFLTLTTLTGCQGVNGGGWAHYVGQEKVRPITGYQSIATAADWNRPARLMIQTAYWYLHSDQFRYDPFSADTLAAADAGGPLAGKTTADVIAQSARMGWMPSYPTFDRNPLDLADEATAADCPVAEHIVEELKAGRLRFAGEDPDAPENFPRVLTVWRANLLGSSAKGNEYFLKHLLGTDASARATEAPPDARPRDVVWREEAPTGKLDLLLALDFRMTSTTVFSDVVLPAATWYEKHDLSSTDMHPFVHAFNPAIAPPWQTRTDWDAFHTLAKEFSRQAAAHLGVRTDVIAAPLLHDTPDELATPHGRVRDWKAGECEPVPGRTMPKLLTVERDYGAVADKMSALGPLLDSLGATTKGVTFKLDRELDYLRRKNGTVRGGAADGRPSIARDVHACEAILALSGTTNGHLATQGFHTLEARTGTRLADLAAEHEGKRITFADTQAAPVPVITSPEWSGSETGGRRYSPFTVNVERLKPWHTLTGRQHFYLDHDWIAALGEQLPVYRPPLNMDSLFGEPRLGDVGELGVTVRYLTPHNKWSIHSEYQDNLFMLSLSRGGPTIWMSKEDAAKIGVHDNDWIEAVNRNGVVAARAVVSHRMPEGTVYMHHAQDRLIDVPRTETTGRRGGIHNSLTRLLIKPSHLIGGYAQLSYAFNYLGPTGNQRDEVTVIRRRADQEVTY